In the genome of Marinomonas algicola, the window CAAGCCAAAAATTTAAGAGATAACTTTAGTACATTAACAGAGGCAGGGTACGTTGTTATTGGCGTCAGCCCAGACCCAGAAAAGCGTCATCAGAACTTTATTAAGAAAAACGAACTCCCATTTACCCTAATAAGTGATGAAGATAAATCTGTACACGAACTGTATGGCACGTGGCAGTTAAAGAAATTTATGGGTAAAGAATATATGGGCACCGTTAGAACCACTTTTGTTATTGATGAAGAAGGCAAGATCTCAGGCATCATAAATAAAGTAAAAACAAAAGAACACAGTGAACAAATTCTAGCCCTATAACCTATTTTAAGCCCCTGTGATCGTGCACAACCTCATTCTACAGAGAATTTATAAAAATGCGGGAGTGCACGACACAATCAAACTTAAGCCTGAGTCAAGCGAGGAAGACTCTCCTTAGGCCAAGCATTTAAAATTGCTTTCACTAATGTCGCTAATGGAATGGCAAAGAAAATCCCCCAGAACCCCCAAATACCACCAAAAAATAACACGGCCACAATAATGGCCAATGGATGTAAATTGACGGCTTCCGAAAATAAAAGCGGGACCAATACATTGCCATCTAACGCCTGCACAACTAAATAGGCGATTACGACATATAAAAACTGATTATCTTCAATGCCGTATTGATAGAATGCCACTAGAACAACAGGAATTGTTACCGCCGCTGCACCAATGTAAGGAATTAATACAGACAAACCAACCAATAATGCCAGTAACTCTGCGTACCTCAACCCAAACACAGCGAAAACCACATAGGTCACTATGCCTACTACAAACATTTCAATAAACTTGCCACGAATATAGTTCGCTATTTGCGAATTCATCTCTTGAGCAATGTTTTTCATCATACTGCGTTCTTTCGGTAACCACCCAGTAAACCAATACATAATCTTATGCTGGTCCTTCATTAGAAAAAACATCACTAATGGTACTAAAACGGCATAAATCATTACTGAAAATAAGGAGGGAATACTTGCAAGAGAGAAAGATAACAGCCATTGACCCACATTGGTTAGTTCGGAAGAGAGATCATTTAACACACCATTAATTGAGCTTTGACTTATAATAGGATTTGCCCCTTCAGCAAGTTGACGCAGTAAATTTTGCAGTTCAAGCAGCATTCTTGGGACATCATTAATTAAACGCACCGATTGCTCCCACACGATAGGAACCATCAAACCGACAAATACACCACATCCCATCAAGAAGGAGAAGAATACCAAGGAAACAGATATAGCGTGGTTCATACCAATTTTCTTTAATTTCTCGACAATTCCTTGCAACAAAAAAGCCAGTACAATAGCAATGAGCACTGGAGCAAGAATATTACCTAAAAAGAAGAGGATTCCAATGATACTAACAAGCAGCAATAAAAATATCACCGCCTCTTCATCAGAAAAATAGCGCTTAACTAAATTATCAACTATCTTTAACATATTGACCCACTTCTAATTTTTTTGAACAACAAAAGTAAACACATCTCCTTCATCGAATTGTTCAATTAAACACAGTTCGGTAAGGCTCAAATAATAAGGAATGTCTTTTTTAGAACCAACATCCGTAGTTACTATACATAAAACTTCTTTTGGTGACATCTTCGCTAAAGCCATCTTCATTTTAAGCAATGGCATAGGGCAACAGTCACCACTAGCATCGACCAACACATCATATTTGTGTATGGTGTTTATACTCATATAAGCCTACCTATAAAATTTACCATTATGAAGCAATATCTTACTACTTTAAAAAATCTCTGCATCACATTATTACTGTGCTCTAATTTTTGCTACGCTAATGAAATCATTTTGCCAAGCTTGCAAAAAAGTCTTTCTGAAAGAAGTCTAGACAACCCATCCTATGTGATTGGACAATACTGGTTTAGACAGTTAAATGGCAGTCAACAACTTATCAACTTCCCTCCGGCTTATGATTACTTAAGCGAAAGCCTAGGCCGATTACTTTTATATACTAATCTTTCAGATAAACACGTAGAAATTGGCATACTCAACAGCACAACAAGCAATGCTTTTGTCATGCCCGGCAACCATCTTTTTTTGTATTCTGACATCATTAAGCTACTCGATTCAGAAGACAAGTTCTTTGCATTGTTAGCTCATGAAGCGGCCCACCTTGATGCTAAACATTATGAGCGCCAACAACAAAACGCCCTCCAAGAGCAAAAAAAGATGCTGGCACTAATCGGAACAAGCATCGCTCTTGCACTAGCAGGGTCAGATTCTGAAGCAGGATCAGCCCTTTGGCTTGGGGGCATGGCTAACCATAGCGAAAACGCACTGTCGTACAGCCGTGCGCAAGAACAAGAAGCAGATCGAATAGGAAAATCATATTTAGCCAAAGCCGGTATAGGTTCATCCGCCATGAATGAACTTTTTTTATCCTTTTCAAAAGCATCACCCAGAGGCGAACAACTTGAATTCCTTTCTACTCACCCCGTCCCCCAAAACAGAGCGTCCGATTCACTAAACTCAATTGAGCCGGTGAGTATTATGTTTAAACATGAAAGTGAGTACTTTCAATATTTTCGAGCGACACTGCTGGTTTATAGATCTCTATTAACAGAATCAATCAACCACAGTTTTTTAACGCACCCTAACCCCAGAATAAAACGTTACATTGATATTCTATCTTTTTGGCTCAGAGACATTAAAACAGCACCAGAAATGGTAGAGAAGCTTAATGAAAACAATGAATTTGAAGCGTATTTAAAAGCACAGATTTACATAAGCAGCAAACAAATAGACAAGGCCACCAATCTCATCCATAAAAAACTGGCGCTTGATCCTGACAACGCAACCTATACAACATTGCTGGCTTCAACAACATTCAAGCCTGAGCACAGCGCACCCAAAACGAAACCATATCAATACCAAAGAAATCAGTCTCTCGATACTCGAATTAATATCGCTAAGCACAATCAAAATCTACCGCTTACACTCACTTATTTAGCTCAAAAAAGTTTTGATCAAGGTAAAGCAGATGAAGCACTTACACATTTAAACCGAGCGAAAAAGCTTGCAAACACCCAAGAAAGACAACTTATTGCATCCACATTAGACAATATAAACACCATTATAGAAGCCCAAAAAAGTCTTAACCTGCCCCCCAAATAAAAAAAGCAGGCCAAGCCTGCTTTTGATCTTTGACAAGCAAACTAGATTTATCGAGCCACTTGAAAATCCAGCATCCTTTGAAGTGGTATTAGAGCTTTACGCCTTAATTCCTCTTCAACATGTATCTCATCCGTACCGTGTTTCAAGGCATCACGAAGCAATTCTAAGCTATTTAAAGCCATCCAAGGGCAATGAGCACAACTTCTACAAGTAGCACCTGAACCTGCAGTTGGCGCTTCGATAAAGGTTTTATGAGGAGATGCTTGGCGCATTTTATAAAATATCCCCCTGTCTGTAGCGACAATAAAGGTACTATTTGACATTTCCTTAGATGCATTTAACAGCTGAGAAGTGGACCCAACAACATCTGCAATCTCAACGACTGAATCAGGGGACTCAGGGTGAACCAATATGGCCGCATCCGGGTGTACTTTTTTTAAATCCAGAATACCCTTAGCTTTAAACTCCTCATGAACAATACATGCTCCATCCCAAAGAATCATGTCAGCGCCCGTTTGCTTTTGAATGTAACCACCCAAATGCTGATCAGGGCCCCAGACAATCTTTTCACCTTGATCAACCAGATGATTCACAACCTGCAGCGCGATACTAGAAGTAACAACCCAGTCAGCTCTCGCTTTTACCGCTGCAGAGGTATTTGCATAAACAACCACTTTGCGATCTGGGTATTGATCGCAAAAATCAGAGAACTCATCAATTGGGCACCCTATGTCTAATGAACAAGTTGCTTCAAGGGTAGGCATGATAACCGTTTTCTCAGGACTTAAAATTTTAGAGGTCTCACCCATAAACTTTACGCCAGCCACAACTAATGTTGAAGCACTATGATTTGCTCCAAATCGAGCCATCTCAAGAGAATCGGCTATAATGCCACCCGTTTCCTCAGCTAGAGACTGAATGTCATCATCAGTATAATAATGCGCAACCAAAACAGCGTCTTTTTCAATTAATAAAGATTTAATTTCCTCTTTAAGTAACTCGGAATCTAGAGAAGGCTCTTTTATTAGTTGCTCGGCAGAAGACAGGTATTCTTGGACTGTTTTTCTTAATGGCGATTTGTCGATGACAGTAGACATATTATTAACCCTATTAACTGAATGACAGGTGCTGGCTAAACTATGGAGAAAATGAATAAAGCAGTTCTTAGTGGTGGGTCGTACTGGATTCGAACCAGTGACCAATTGATTAAAAGTCAACTGCTCTACCAACTGAGCTAACGACCCAACGGGGTTCGCATACTATAGAACTGCCTGAAAATTACAAGATTTTATTTTATATTAGACAAATAGCCAGCCGCTAATTTCGCTGTATTTGTTTCAGGAAAACCATCAATAACTTGAGACAGTAAGGCGCGGGCTTTCTCTTTTTGATTCAGTTGATCATATACGATTCCTGACTTGTAAAGAGCATCAGCCTCTTTAGTGTGACCAGAAAAACGTGTCGATACTATCTCAAAATTTTTCAACGCTTGCGCTTTATCATTCTGCACAAGTTTCAATTCACCTAGCCAGTAATAAGCATTGCCCGTTAACTCATTCCTAGGGTACTTAACCACGAAATCAGTAAACGCTTGATCAGCAACTACGTAACTCTTATTTCTTACCAAATCATATGCAGATCGGTAAGCCGCCTGAACTTCAGCAGTAGGCTTTTCTACTTGAATAGGGGCCGATACTATTGAAGAGCCAGCAGTAGAAGGCGAAGCACTAACAACCGGAACGGAAAGAGGTGATGCAACCACAGGTGCAGCGGCCGGCTTATTGAGCAAAGTTGTTAATCTTTTATCTAGGTCAATATAACGATCTAGCTGGTTTCTCTTCATTTTATTAAGTTCGTGAGACTGCTCTTCAATCTTACCTCTTAACTGAGAAACTTCCATCTGCAAGCTTTCTAACTGATACAAAAGCTCAGCGGCTGCCGCGGGAGTGAGACCATTATCTGCTCCATGAACCAACGCAGATGATGCTGTCAGAGACAGCACCATTGCGTAGGAGCGAAGCTTTGAAGCATCAATCATCATTAGTTTTCGTAACGAATTTCAACACGACGATTTAGCTCCCAAGAGCTGTTATCATGACCAAAAGCAACTGGAACTTCTTCACCGAAGCTTACTGATTCAATTTGTGATGCCGCAACACCTTGAATAGTTAAATAACGACTAATTGCTTTAGCACGACGCTCACCCAAAGCCATATTGTATTCACGTGTTCCACGCTCATCAGCATGACCTTCAAGAACAACGCGCGCATCAGGGTTAGCTACTAAGTATTGAGCATGCATGGTTAATGCTTCGCGAGATTCTGGACGTACAATTGACTTATCAAAATCAAAATAGAAAACAGTCGCTACACCGTCAAGCATGGCCATGCCATTTTCATTTGCTACCGCAGAGTCATCAGCAACAATAACACTTGTTAAAGAGCCATCATCACCAGCACCAAACGCTTGATCTGTCGCCTCAGATGTTTCTACAGAGCTAGCTGATGAATCCGTTTCAGAAGCTGTAGTACTACAACCTACGATCCACGCTGCCGACAAACCTACTACCGCAATTTTACTTAATTTTGTAATACTCATTCTTCACTCCTTAAGTGATCTATTTGAAGTAAGGGGACCACGATGGTTCTCTTACATCTCCAGCCGCCGATGGTAACCTATATTTAACCAATCCATCAACGGAAACAACAGATAAAATCCCCTTACCATTATACGTAGTGGCGTACATAACCATACTACCATTAGGTGCAATGCTTGGTGACTCATCTAGATAGGTTTCTGTTAAGACTTGTACACGTCCATTATTCATATCTTGCAACGAGATATTATACTGACCATTATTTTTCTGAACCGTCACTAAAAAGCGTCCATCTGGCGTCATTCTAGCTCTGGTATTCAACTCACCTTCAAAGGTTATTCTTTCAACCGCTTTAGAAGCGATATCAACGCGATAAATTTGAGGGTTGCCTCCTCGATCGGAAGTAAAGATGATACTTTTACCATCTGGTTCCCAGCTTGGCTCTGTATCAATCGAATAATGATTCGTAATACGAGTTAATTTTTGTGTTGCAATATCAAGAACATAGATCTCCGGATTATCATCTTTAGACAGCACTAAAGCCAACTTTTTCCCATCAGGTGACCAAGACGGAGACCCATTCAATCCTTTATACTGAGCAATTTTTTGGCGCTTACCTGTCGCCAACTCCTGAATAAAGATATTAGGTCTACGATCTCTGAACATAACGTAAGAGATAAAACGACCATTATTACTCCATGAAGGAGATAAAATTGGTTCTTTTGATTCCACGATTACTTGAGGACCAAATCCATCCGCATCAGCAACTTGTAACTGGAAGGTCGGTTTTGCTTTATCACCCTCAGCGGTTACATATAATATTTTTGTGCTAAATGCACCACGAACACCAGTCAACAATTCATAAACCTTATCGCTTATATAGTGCGCCGCATCACGGAAATTATTTTTCCTAACTTTAATACTTTCACGACCTTGAACATTTTTTTGCCCCAGCACGTTCAATAATTCAAATTCAATCTCGTATGTATCTCCCGAAAGCAATTTAATCGAGCCAATCAGCACGTAATCCGCCTTTAACAATCGCCAATTACGATAAAATACGTCTTCTTTTTTCGTTGGCTGACTTAGCATCACATTTCTGGGTATCGCATTAAATAAGCCACTGCGCTTGAGGTCATCTTCAATGATTTGAGCCACATCTGGAAGTATCTGCGAGCCTTCATTACCAAACTTAACAACCGCGATTGGCAGAAGCTGATCCGCCCCATTGGTAATCTCAATAACCAGCTGTGCCCGAGCAACACTCGAGAACAGACAAGAACAATACAGTAACAACAATAATATTTTTTTCATTAGCGTCTCAAATCCTGTGGATTAAATATTAAATCAACTTGGCGAAAATTACGTTCAAAAACATAGGAGTCCAGGTCAGCTAGCTCCTCAATTTTCTCAACACGTTTAACAGCATCTACGGCTCGCTGGTCAAACAAAGCATCACCACTGCCTTTCGTGATGTTCACTTGACTAACCTCACCTGTTGGTAAGAAAAATATCCTTAAAAAGGTCCTCATATTATTTCTAGCACTTGGCGGTCTAATCCACGCCCTAGCAATTCGGTCATTTATTAAAGCACTTAAGGACTGAACCATTTGTTGCTCAGCCACATCTCTTTTAGCTTTCTCCGCTTCAGCTAACGCTTGAGCAATCTGCTGCTCAGCCAACTTCTGCTTTTCTTCTGCTTGTTGACGCCGCAACTCTTCTTTACGTTTTTTCTCTTCATTGGCTAATCTGGCCGCTTCTTGCCGCTTTTTCTCTTCTGCTGCTTTCTTTTGTTCTGCGACACGTTTCTTTTCTGCTTCAGCCTCTCTTTTTACCTCTTCTGCTTTTCTCTTAGCAGCCTCAGCGGCTTTCTTTTCTGCTTCCATTTTCTTCCGTTGCTCAGCTTCCTTACGCTTTTTTGCCTCTAAAGCTTGCTGTTCTTTTTGCTTTTTAGCTTCAGCCTCTTTTCTCTGCTGCTTATCGGCTTCAATCTTTAACTGCTTCGCTCTATCCTGCTCCGCCTTATTTTTGGCCTCTTCCTGCTTTTTCTTAGTGAGCGCCAATTGTCTTTTTTGGTCTTCAAGTGCCTTAAGTTCATTTTGTCGCTTTTGCAACGCATTGGCTTTTGCTTTTTCTTGAGCAATCACTTGCGCTTTTCGTTCTTGAGTTTTCTTTTCAGCTTCAGTTTGTTTGCCGATGGACGTTTGTTTAATATCAATCACACTGGCCTGGACAATAGGTGCTCGTTTTGGTTTTATTTCTTCTGCTTCAGAAAAGTCCCACACAAACAGCGCCGACAGCACAACAAGAAGATGCAAAGTAACAGCAAGTACGATGGGTAGAGCATAACTTTCTTGATGAAACAACTTCATTTTTTCAACTCAGGCTCCGTCACAAGCCCCACATTTGGCGCTCCGGCCGCTTGCAATGCCACCATTAAGCGCACAACATCGCCATAAGGAACGTTTTTATCACCTCGAACCAAAACAGGTAAAGATGCATTCTGCGTAAGCACTTTCCGAACTTTATCCTGCAAATCAGCTAAGCTTATTGCATCTTGGGTACCGCCAAAATCCAAAAAGTAGTTGCCTTGATCATCTATAGAAGCAACCAACACCTCAGAGTCAGGATCAGGTATCGGAGCTGCATTTGCATTTGGTAATTCGACATTCACCCCTTGAGTCAGCATGGGGGCGGTAATCATAAAAATAACCAACAATACCAACATAACATCAATATAGGGGACAACATTAATTTCCGACATCGGACGTCGTTTACTACGTCGTTTTAAACGAGGCACTAAGCTACTCCTCCATCACGCACATGAACTTTTCTGTGAAGGATACTCGCAAATTCGTCAGAGAAATTTTCGTAGCTTGATGATAGTGAGTCAGACACGGCGGCAAAACGATTGTATGAAATTACCGCAGGAATAGCGGCTGCAAGGCCAATAGCCGTTGCTATGAGCGCTTCAGCAATGCCAGGGGCAACGGTGGCAAGGGTAGCCTGCTGTACTTCAGCTAAACCAATAAATGAATGCATTATCCCCCAAACAGTACCGAATAAACCGACATAAGGGCTTGTTGATCCTACCGTGGCAAGAAATG includes:
- the tolA gene encoding cell envelope integrity protein TolA — encoded protein: MKLFHQESYALPIVLAVTLHLLVVLSALFVWDFSEAEEIKPKRAPIVQASVIDIKQTSIGKQTEAEKKTQERKAQVIAQEKAKANALQKRQNELKALEDQKRQLALTKKKQEEAKNKAEQDRAKQLKIEADKQQRKEAEAKKQKEQQALEAKKRKEAEQRKKMEAEKKAAEAAKRKAEEVKREAEAEKKRVAEQKKAAEEKKRQEAARLANEEKKRKEELRRQQAEEKQKLAEQQIAQALAEAEKAKRDVAEQQMVQSLSALINDRIARAWIRPPSARNNMRTFLRIFFLPTGEVSQVNITKGSGDALFDQRAVDAVKRVEKIEELADLDSYVFERNFRQVDLIFNPQDLRR
- the tolB gene encoding Tol-Pal system beta propeller repeat protein TolB encodes the protein MKKILLLLLYCSCLFSSVARAQLVIEITNGADQLLPIAVVKFGNEGSQILPDVAQIIEDDLKRSGLFNAIPRNVMLSQPTKKEDVFYRNWRLLKADYVLIGSIKLLSGDTYEIEFELLNVLGQKNVQGRESIKVRKNNFRDAAHYISDKVYELLTGVRGAFSTKILYVTAEGDKAKPTFQLQVADADGFGPQVIVESKEPILSPSWSNNGRFISYVMFRDRRPNIFIQELATGKRQKIAQYKGLNGSPSWSPDGKKLALVLSKDDNPEIYVLDIATQKLTRITNHYSIDTEPSWEPDGKSIIFTSDRGGNPQIYRVDIASKAVERITFEGELNTRARMTPDGRFLVTVQKNNGQYNISLQDMNNGRVQVLTETYLDESPSIAPNGSMVMYATTYNGKGILSVVSVDGLVKYRLPSAAGDVREPSWSPYFK
- the nadA gene encoding quinolinate synthase NadA, producing MSTVIDKSPLRKTVQEYLSSAEQLIKEPSLDSELLKEEIKSLLIEKDAVLVAHYYTDDDIQSLAEETGGIIADSLEMARFGANHSASTLVVAGVKFMGETSKILSPEKTVIMPTLEATCSLDIGCPIDEFSDFCDQYPDRKVVVYANTSAAVKARADWVVTSSIALQVVNHLVDQGEKIVWGPDQHLGGYIQKQTGADMILWDGACIVHEEFKAKGILDLKKVHPDAAILVHPESPDSVVEIADVVGSTSQLLNASKEMSNSTFIVATDRGIFYKMRQASPHKTFIEAPTAGSGATCRSCAHCPWMALNSLELLRDALKHGTDEIHVEEELRRKALIPLQRMLDFQVAR
- the pal gene encoding peptidoglycan-associated lipoprotein Pal — protein: MSITKLSKIAVVGLSAAWIVGCSTTASETDSSASSVETSEATDQAFGAGDDGSLTSVIVADDSAVANENGMAMLDGVATVFYFDFDKSIVRPESREALTMHAQYLVANPDARVVLEGHADERGTREYNMALGERRAKAISRYLTIQGVAASQIESVSFGEEVPVAFGHDNSSWELNRRVEIRYEN
- a CDS encoding sulfurtransferase TusA family protein, which produces MSINTIHKYDVLVDASGDCCPMPLLKMKMALAKMSPKEVLCIVTTDVGSKKDIPYYLSLTELCLIEQFDEGDVFTFVVQKN
- the ybgF gene encoding tol-pal system protein YbgF yields the protein MMIDASKLRSYAMVLSLTASSALVHGADNGLTPAAAAELLYQLESLQMEVSQLRGKIEEQSHELNKMKRNQLDRYIDLDKRLTTLLNKPAAAPVVASPLSVPVVSASPSTAGSSIVSAPIQVEKPTAEVQAAYRSAYDLVRNKSYVVADQAFTDFVVKYPRNELTGNAYYWLGELKLVQNDKAQALKNFEIVSTRFSGHTKEADALYKSGIVYDQLNQKEKARALLSQVIDGFPETNTAKLAAGYLSNIK
- the tolR gene encoding protein TolR; this translates as MPRLKRRSKRRPMSEINVVPYIDVMLVLLVIFMITAPMLTQGVNVELPNANAAPIPDPDSEVLVASIDDQGNYFLDFGGTQDAISLADLQDKVRKVLTQNASLPVLVRGDKNVPYGDVVRLMVALQAAGAPNVGLVTEPELKK
- the bcp gene encoding thioredoxin-dependent thiol peroxidase, whose amino-acid sequence is MTLSIGQEAPKFVSKDQDGNEISLVDFLGKKVVLYFYPKDSTPGCTTQAKNLRDNFSTLTEAGYVVIGVSPDPEKRHQNFIKKNELPFTLISDEDKSVHELYGTWQLKKFMGKEYMGTVRTTFVIDEEGKISGIINKVKTKEHSEQILAL
- a CDS encoding AI-2E family transporter — protein: MLKIVDNLVKRYFSDEEAVIFLLLLVSIIGILFFLGNILAPVLIAIVLAFLLQGIVEKLKKIGMNHAISVSLVFFSFLMGCGVFVGLMVPIVWEQSVRLINDVPRMLLELQNLLRQLAEGANPIISQSSINGVLNDLSSELTNVGQWLLSFSLASIPSLFSVMIYAVLVPLVMFFLMKDQHKIMYWFTGWLPKERSMMKNIAQEMNSQIANYIRGKFIEMFVVGIVTYVVFAVFGLRYAELLALLVGLSVLIPYIGAAAVTIPVVLVAFYQYGIEDNQFLYVVIAYLVVQALDGNVLVPLLFSEAVNLHPLAIIVAVLFFGGIWGFWGIFFAIPLATLVKAILNAWPKESLPRLTQA
- a CDS encoding M48 family metalloprotease, translating into MPSLQKSLSERSLDNPSYVIGQYWFRQLNGSQQLINFPPAYDYLSESLGRLLLYTNLSDKHVEIGILNSTTSNAFVMPGNHLFLYSDIIKLLDSEDKFFALLAHEAAHLDAKHYERQQQNALQEQKKMLALIGTSIALALAGSDSEAGSALWLGGMANHSENALSYSRAQEQEADRIGKSYLAKAGIGSSAMNELFLSFSKASPRGEQLEFLSTHPVPQNRASDSLNSIEPVSIMFKHESEYFQYFRATLLVYRSLLTESINHSFLTHPNPRIKRYIDILSFWLRDIKTAPEMVEKLNENNEFEAYLKAQIYISSKQIDKATNLIHKKLALDPDNATYTTLLASTTFKPEHSAPKTKPYQYQRNQSLDTRINIAKHNQNLPLTLTYLAQKSFDQGKADEALTHLNRAKKLANTQERQLIASTLDNINTIIEAQKSLNLPPK